The DNA segment GCAGATGGAGGATGCCCGATTGGGTCGTCACGTCCAGCGCCGTCGTCGGTTCGTCGGCGACGAGCAGGTCGGGTTCACACGACAGCGCCATCGCGATGACGACCCGCTGTTTCATCCCGCCCGAGAACTCGTGCGGGTATTCGTCGAATCGCTCGGCGGGGTTGGGAATGCCGACCCGGTCGAGGAGTTCTATCGCCCGCCGTCGCGCGGCGTCCTTCGAAACGTCTCGGTGAAGTCGAATCGCCTCCACGAGTTGACTGCCGACCGTGTAGACGGGGTCGAGCGAGTCCTGCGGGTTCTGGAACACGTACGCGATTCGGTCGCCGCGAATCGAGTTGAGCGTCTTCGTACCGGCCGACAGCAAGTCGCGCCCGTCGAACCGGACGGTGCCGAAAAGCCGCGCCGGTGGCGACGGGACGAGACGGGTCAGCGACTCGCAGGCGACGGTCTTCCCGGCAACCGCTCTCGCCGACGAGACAGACCGTCTCGCCGCGGTTCACGTCGAACGAAACGCCGTCGAGTGCGTGCACGACGCCGCGGTCGGTGTCGAACGTCACCCGGAGGTCGTCCACCGAGAGCAGGGGGTCGGGACTCATACGTCACCCCGCGGGTCGAACACGTCGCGCAACGTATCGCCGACGATGCTCAAGGCGACGACGGTGAAGACGAGCACGACGACGGGTATCGTCCAGATCCACCACACCTTGATCGGCACCGTGTAGAAATTGTCCAACAAGCCGGTCGCAATCGTGTCGCCGAACGACGCGCGTAGCGACGACATCACCGATTCCGATGAACGTCAAGGCCGTTTCGAGGAGGATAAGTTGCGGAATCTTCTGCGTCGTCCCGATGAGAACCGTGTTGGAGACGTTCGGAAGCAAGTGTTTCCGAAGGAGGGTCCACCGACTCACGCCCGCGCTCCGCGCCGCTTCGACGTACTCCTCTTCCCGACGCTGAATGGCCTCGCTTCGGACGAGGCGGGCGATGCTTCCCCAGTTGAGGAGTCCGAACACGACCACGAACGCGAACAGGCTCGGTCCGGCGAGGAAGACAAAGATGAGATAGACGACGAACGCCGGAACCGACTGCTGGACGTCGACGTATCGCATGAGGACGGTATCGACCGTACCGCCGCTGTATCCGGCGACGAGACCGACGACCGTCGCGAGCGGAATCATGAAGACGGCGGTAATGACGCCGACTTGGAAGCTCACGTGCATCCCCGAGAGCACCAGCAACACCATGTCCTGTCCCAAGGTGCTCGTTCCGAGCGGGTAGGTCCACGACCCGTGACAGAAGCCGTTGACGGTGGGGCCGACGCACGTCGACGTCACCAACCCGAGTTTCGACGAGAACAGGAGGGGCGGTTGGCGGGCGACCGTTGGGTCGGTGGCTGGACGCCCGAGGAGTGCGGGACCGACCATCGCCAGGATGGCGAACAGAATCAGGGAGACGAGGGAAACGACTGCGAGCCTGTTGGACCGAAACCGCTCCCAGTACCGTCGATTCCGGCGGGTGTTTCGGACGAGCGGTGGCAGAGCGAAGCAGACGAGGGCGAGGAGACTCACCCGGAACAGCCACGTCAACTTCGTCGGCCGCCACGAATAGACGACGCCGATACCGTGGGAGTTCGTATATCGGTAGAGAAGCCACAGTCCGACGAGACCGGCGGCGAATAGCAGGAAGCGCCAGGGGACAGTTCGGTCCGTACTGTTCTCCTGTTCCCAGTCGATGGGGGTAAGCGGCGTTTCACCCGACCGTCGGCCGGTGTCGTTGCTCACCGAAAACCACCCGGTGGAGAGGGACGATTCGACACGTAGACGGGGAGGTGTTGCATGAATGTACTCCCTGTGTGGTATATATCCACATGACAAAAAGATACCGAATGGATAATTCACTCCTGTCGATACTATTTTATACCGATTGTCGGTATTTTTGATGTTGAAACCATGAGTCGCCGCTCCTACGTCATCAAACGGATCGCGTTCTCCGTCTTCGCCCTCTATCTCGTGCTGTCCGTCACGTTCGGATTCATCGCGTTGACCGCCAATCCCGGCGTCGCTCAGGCGGCGTACGGTGCCGCGCAATCGGCCAGAAACCATCGTCTGAACGCGACCGAGCAGAAGGCGTACGTGCACGAGGCCATCGAGCAGTACAAGGAGGAACACGATCTGAACGAGCCGGTGTGGAAGAGCTATCTCAACTGGCTCGTCGATATCACGACGTTCCACTGGGGTCGGTCGCACACGCACCACGGAACACCCGTGATCACGCTGCTCGAAGGCGCGATTCCGGCGACATCACGCTACGTCGTTCCGGCGATGCTGTTCGCGCTCGTCGGGGGAATCGGGCTCGGCGTGTACTCCGCGCTGCATCCGGGGTCGATAGTCGAACGGATAGTGACCGGCGGATCGTACGTCGGACTCGGGATTCCGAGCTACTGGATCGTCGTCGTGGCCGGTCCGGGTATCTTGGGGCTCACCGAGACGCTCCATCAGTTCACGCCACACGTCCAGACGGTACTGTTGTCGAGCGTGCTGGGGATTTCGCTGCTCGCGGGACAGTTGCGGTACGCACGAGCCGAATCGCGCGAGTACGTCTACCGCGAGTTCGTCAAGTTGCTTCGCGCGAAGGGCGCATCGAATCGACGTGTCGCCCGGCACATCCTTCGCAACGCCGCGATTCCACTGCTCTCGTTGTTCTTCGCCGACCTCATCGGAACGCTCGTGGTGAACGTCTTCGTCCTCGAATCCGTCACCGGTGTCGGGGGAATCGGTAGCCTCGGTCTCGGCGCGATTCAGCAACGCGATCTACCGCTCATTCTCGGAGTGGCGATGGTCATCGCGTTCGTCGGAATTCTGGGCAACCTCTTCCAGGACCTCGCCTATGTGGGACTCGATCCACGCGTCGAATCAGAGTGAAAGGGTACGAGACACGCGTTTCGGCCTCGAAACGCCGGTCCATTGTCGTCAAATAGTATACCAGAGGTTGAACGATTCAAAAAGTATATCGGGCAGGGTTACGCTTACTATCGGCAAGAATAGTCAATGGGCAATGGAAAACGCACTGACAGTCCCTCCCAGTCAGAGGCGGATATAGACGCCTCTGACGGTACTTCCGACGAGCGGCGGGATTCGCGCTCGGTTTCCGACGGGGAAGTTGCCCCCGAGGATTCCACCGTCGATTCCGTCCCGTCTGAGGAAGGCGCTCTCGGAACGAACGTCGATGAATCGCTGGTCGCCGACGATTTCGACCCCGAAACGGACGACGATCTCCTCGGCGGTTTGGACGTCGAGACGACCGATGAAATTCCCATTCCGGACCGACTGGTCGATCAAGTCATCGGGCAGGAGTCCGCCCGTGAAACCGTGGTGAACGCGGCGACACAACGTCGTCACGTGATGATGATCGGGTCGCCGGGGACCGGGAAATCGATGTTGGCGAAGGCGATGAGTCAGCTTCTCCCCAAGGAGGAGTTACAGGACGTCCTCGTCTATCACAACCCCGACGACGGAAACGAACCGAAGATTCGGACCGTTCCCGCCGGAAAGGGGAAACAGATTATCCAAGCGCACAGGGACGAAGCGATGAAGCGTGACCGGATGCGCACGTTCCTGATGTGGGCGATCATCGCACTCGTCGCCGGATACGCCTTCTTCATCGCCAAAGAGTTCTTACTGGGTGTTATCGCGGTTGGCGTGACGTACCTCCTGTTCCACTACAGTTCACGCGGGACGAACGCCGTTATCCCGAACCTGTTGGTGGACAACTCCGACGTCGATACCGTTCCCTTCGAGGACGCGACGGGTGCCCACGCGGGTGCGCTGCTGGGCGACGTGCGCCACGACCCGTTCCAGTCCGGCGGAATGGAGACCCCGAGCCACGACCGCGTGGAACCGGGAGCCATCCACAAGGCGAACAAAGGCGTGTTGTTCGTGGACGAAATCAACACCCTCGACATTCGCAGTCAGCAGAAGCTGATGACCGCGATTCAGGAGGGCGAGTTCTCTATCACCGGTCAGTCCGAACGCTCCTCGGGCGCGATGGTTCACACCGAACCCGTCCCGACCGATTTCATCATGGTCGCGGCGGGGAACCTCGACGCGATGGAGAACATGCACCCGGCACTTCGTTCGCGTATCAAGGGATACGGATACGAAGTGTACATGGACGACACCATCGACGACACGCCGAAGATGCGCCGCAAGTACGCCCGCTTCGTCGCCCAAGAGGTCGAAAAGGACGGACAGCTTCCACACTTCACGGACACGGCCGTCGAAGAGATCATCCTCGAAGCCCAGCGCCGCGCCGGTCGCAAGGATCACCTCACGCACGAACTGCTGTAACCTCGGTGGTCTCGTCCGCGTCGCCGGTGACATCGCCCGCGCGGAGGACGCCGAGAACACCACGCGTGACCACGTCCTACAGGCGAAACAGCGCTCGCGCTCCATCGAACAGCAGATCGCCGACGACCACATCGAACGCCGGAAGGATTACGAACTCACCGTCTCGGACGGTGCGGAGGTGGGTCGCGTGAACGGTCTGGCGGTCATGGGCGAGGACAGCGGTCGCGTCCTCCCCATCATGACCGAAGTCTCCCCGGCACAAGGTGCCGGGAAGGTGATCGCCACTGGGAAACTCCAGGAGATAGCCGAGGAGGCGGTGCAGAACGTCAGCGCCATCATCAAGAAGTTCAGCGACGAGGACATCTCCGAGAAGGACATCCACATTCAGTACGTCCAGACCTACAGCGGCGTCGAAGGGGATTCGGCGTCCGTGACGATGGCGACCGGCGTCATCAGCGCGCTCGAAGATATCCCCGTCGATCAGAACGTGGCGATGACGGGGTCGCTCTCCGTCCGCGGCGACGTCCTCCCCGTTGGTGGCGTCACGCACAAAATCGAGGCGGCCGCGAAGACCGGCATCGAGACGGTCATCATCCCGAAAGCGAACGAACAGGACGTGATGATCGAAGACGAGTACAAGGAGATGGTGAATATCGTCCCCGTCTCGCACATCAGCGAGGTCCTCGAAGTCGCGCTCGTCGGCGAGTCCAAAATAGAGAGCCTCACCGACCGACTCAAGACCATCACGGGGACGGCCCTCGACACGAGCAGCGATCACGGGTCGCCGAGTCCGAGTCCCTGAACTCGATTGTTTCCGGTCGATTCGATAGCTGACTTCCGAAAAATCAGAGGTCCTTGTTCACGCGAATCTCCTTGTCGGTCACCGTATCGACGACGCTGGCGGGAACCGTCAGGTCGTCGTCGTCGGCGCTCCCCCATCCGAACACTTCCAGCCACGCTTCGCCGAGGTTGGGGTCGGGATCGACGTACGCCGTCCCGCTCCGAACCTCGCTCACGATCCCGAGTTGCTCCCCTTCTCCGTCCATCAGGAACTTCCCTTCGTCTTCCTCGCTGAGAGTTGCCATATTTTTCGTTCACCACGGGAGTACATTCGCTTTGTGGCTAGGTGAGCTGATTTAACAGTCACAACAGCTCGCGTCACCGGTGAATACCATACCGCCACGTTCGGTTCGGGCGGAGATGAGGCCGTGTCTCTTCATCGTAATCTTCGCGAGAATTATCGGGGAGAAGCCGATTCCTGATCGCGGTTTTAGCGCGACGAAACGACGTCAGTTCTCCGGTGCTGACTGTCCTACGGTTCCAGCACGGCTCGGAACCGAACCTCGTTGTCCATCATTCGTTCGTAGGCGTCGTCGGCGTCCGCCAAGTCGAACGTCTCGATTTCCGGCGTGATGTCTCGAAGCGCGCTGAACTCCAGGGTATCTTGAGAGTCACGAGCGTCGCCGGACGCCCACCCGCGAACCGCGCTTCGGCTTCCGACGAGGTCGACCACGGAGACGTCGATGGGTTCGCCGGGGTACGCCGACGTGACGACTTCGCCGTCGGTGTCGAGACCGGGGACGACCGAGCGGAATCGCGTCGGCGTTCGGCGCGGTGGCGAGGACGACCGTCGCGCCGCCCAACTTCTGGAGTTCCTCCGCCGGGTCGTCGGCCTTCGCGTCGATGAAGTGGTCGGCACCCAATTCGCGGGCGTACTCCTCCTTGTCGGTGCCACGCGAGATGGCGACCGTTTCGAATCCCGCCTGTCGGGCGTACTGCACGCCGAGGTGACCGAGTCCACCGATTCCCTGTACGGCGACCAGATCACCCGGTCGGGCGTCCGTGTGTCGGAGCGCGTTGTACGTCGTGATCCCGGCACAGAGCAGGGGCGCGGCGTCCGCCGCATCGAGTTCGTCGGGGACGGCCGCGAGCGCTTCGGCGTTGACGACGGCGAACTCGGCGTAGCCGCCGTCGACCGTCACGCCGTGGATATCCGCGTTCTCGCACTGTTCGAACTCGCCGCGACGGCAGGCTTCGCAGGTGAAGCAGTGTCCGGCGTGCCAGCCAGCGCCCACGCGGTCGCCCTCCTCCCACTGCTCCACGTCCTCGCCGACCGCATCGACCCGTCCGACGATCTCGTGGCCGGGAACGCGCGGGTAGGCGAGTCCGGGGTAGCCACCCTCCTTCGCGTAGGAGTCGCTGTGGCAGACGCCACAGGCTTCGACTTCCACGCGAACTTGCGTGGCGTCCGGCGTCGGAACCTCCCGTTCGACGAGTTCGAATTCCCCTCCCGGTTCGTCGACTTCGACCGCCCGCATCGTATCTGACATAGCAGTCGGAACATCGGGCGCGAGACGGATAAGTGGAAATGCCAATATCGGCGGAAAGCGGCGACTGCTTCCGGTTTCACTCTCCAGGCATCGTTGTCCGGAGTCGTCATACTT comes from the Haladaptatus sp. R4 genome and includes:
- a CDS encoding ABC transporter permease, whose protein sequence is MSNDTGRRSGETPLTPIDWEQENSTDRTVPWRFLLFAAGLVGLWLLYRYTNSHGIGVVYSWRPTKLTWLFRVSLLALVCFALPPLVRNTRRNRRYWERFRSNRLAVVSLVSLILFAILAMVGPALLGRPATDPTVARQPPLLFSSKLGLVTSTCVGPTVNGFCHGSWTYPLGTSTLGQDMVLLVLSGMHVSFQVGVITAVFMIPLATVVGLVAGYSGGTVDTVLMRYVDVQQSVPAFVVYLIFVFLAGPSLFAFVVVFGLLNWGSIARLVRSEAIQRREEEYVEAARSAGVSRWTLLRKHLLPNVSNTVLIGTTQKIPQLILLETALTFIGIGDVVATRVVRRHDCDRLVGQFLHGADQGVVDLDDTRRRARLHRRRLEHRRRYVARRVRPAG
- a CDS encoding ABC transporter permease; amino-acid sequence: MSRRSYVIKRIAFSVFALYLVLSVTFGFIALTANPGVAQAAYGAAQSARNHRLNATEQKAYVHEAIEQYKEEHDLNEPVWKSYLNWLVDITTFHWGRSHTHHGTPVITLLEGAIPATSRYVVPAMLFALVGGIGLGVYSALHPGSIVERIVTGGSYVGLGIPSYWIVVVAGPGILGLTETLHQFTPHVQTVLLSSVLGISLLAGQLRYARAESREYVYREFVKLLRAKGASNRRVARHILRNAAIPLLSLFFADLIGTLVVNVFVLESVTGVGGIGSLGLGAIQQRDLPLILGVAMVIAFVGILGNLFQDLAYVGLDPRVESE